The Megalops cyprinoides isolate fMegCyp1 chromosome 10, fMegCyp1.pri, whole genome shotgun sequence genome window below encodes:
- the LOC118784608 gene encoding low-density lipoprotein receptor-related protein 12-like, with amino-acid sequence MAYCVGSQTRIVLWRYLHLIVSCCFIGNVGCAHNENIYVSGISDACGGVAEQIRASSGVITSPGWPFEYPSRINCSWNIRANPGEIITISFQDFEIQSSHRCGSDWISIGTYKNADGYRACGSSVPAPYISSQDHVWIKFHADDSLTAKGFRLSYITGKTEEISCDSDEFHCANGKCIPDTWKCNGMDECGDNSDEEPCAQSGPSASFSFQPCAYNQFPCLSRYTRVYTCLPESLKCDGSIDCQDLGDEIDCDVPACGEWLRTFYGTFSSPNYPDFYPPGSNCTWLIDTGDHRKVILRFTDFKLDGTGYGDYVKVYDGLEENPRRLLRVLTAFDSRAPVAVASTSGQLRVHFHADKVNAARGFNATYQVDGFCLPWEIPCGGNWGCYTKAQRCDGYWHCPNGRDEANCSACQEDEFPCSRNGACYPRSDRCNYQNRCPNGSDEKNCFACQPGNFHCRNNRCVFESWVCDAQDDCGDGSDEESCPVVVPTRVITAAVIGSLICGLLLVIALGCTCKLYSLRMFERRSFETQMSRVEAELLRREAPPSYGQLIAQGLIPPVDDFPVCSASQASVLENLRLAVRSQLGFTSIRLPSSGRRGTIWRRLFNFTRSRCTGSLALVSADTEEGVGAASVVGEVDRSGARRGLLPLDSDDTDVEGDRRDVPGAVGGGVTALPQKTPPASAVEAIVSVSSSQLLSQDCTVEGGGESRSAEPQRAGPGRSPLSSALSQVTRGLRWVRLSLGRSGGGSQNQSPLRHLDPAGGEREDEDDVELLIPVSDGAPDGDPNEHSRPLLDPASDRAPGPAPALPAQARLPRLPSRDGPCEHCGMVHTAQIPDACLEATAKSETSDDEALLLC; translated from the exons ATGGCCTACTGTGTGGGCTCGCAAACTAGAATCGTTTTATGGAGGTATCTGCATTTGATTGTCAGCTGCTGTTTCATCG GAAACGTGGGCTGCGCTCACAATGAGAACATATACGTTTCAGGGATTTCAGACG cCTGTGGAGGCGTGGCAGAACAGATCAGGGCTTCGAGTGGAGTCATCACCAGCCCTGGGTGGCCGTTCGAGTACCCCTCCAGGATAAACTGCAGCTGGAACATCCGAGCCAACCCTGGGGAAATCATTACGATTAG CTTTCAGGACTTTGAGATCCAGAGCTCTCACAGATGCGGCTCAGACTGGATCTCGATAGGCACATACAAGAACGCCGATGGCTACCGGGCGTGCGGCTCCTCTGTCCCCGCCCCCTACATCTCCTCCCAGGACCACGTCTGGATCAAGTTCCACGCTGACGACAGCCTGACGGCCAAGGGCTTCCGGCTGTCTTATATAACAG GAAAGACGGAGGAGATCAGTTGCGACTCGGATGAATTCCACTGTGCCAATGGGAAGTGCATCCCGGACACCTGGAAGTGCAATGGCATGGATGAGTGCGGTGACAACTCCGACGAGGAGCCCTGCGCCCAGTCGGGTCCGTccgcctccttctccttccagcCCTGCGCCTACAACCAGTTCCCCTGCCTGTCCCGCTACACTCGCGTCTACACCTGCCTCCCGGAGTCGCTCAAGTGCGACGGCAGCATCGACTGCCAGGACCTGGGCGACGAGATCGACTGCGATGTGCCCGCCTGCGGCGAGTGGCTGCGCACCTTCTACGGCACCTTCAGCTCGCCCAACTACCCGGACTTCTACCCCCCCGGGAGCAACTGCACCTGGCTGATCGACACGGGCGACCACCGCAAGGTCATCCTGCGTTTCACCGACTTCAAGCTGGACGGGACGGGCTACGGCGACTACGTCAAGGTGTACGACGGGCTGGAGGAGAACCCGCGCCGCCTGCTCCGCGTGCTGACAGCCTTCGACTCGCGCGCCCCCGTCGCTGTGGCGTCCACCTCTGGGCAGCTCCGCGTGCACTTCCACGCCGACAAGGTGAACGCGGCGCGCGGCTTCAACGCCACCTACCAGGTGGACGGCTTCTGCCTGCCCTGGGAGATCCCGTGCGGCGGGAACTGGGGCTGCTACACCAAAGCCCAGCGCTGCGACGGCTACTGGCACTGCCCCAACGGGCGCGACGAAGCCAACTGCTCGGCCTGCCAGGAGGACGAGTTCCCCTGCTCGCGCAACGGCGCCTGCTACCCGCGCTCCGACCGCTGCAACTACCAGAACCGCTGCCCCAACGGCTCCGACGAGAAGAACTGCTTCGCGTGCCAGCCGGGCAACTTCCACTGCCGCAACAACCGCTGCGTGTTCGAGAGCTGGGTGTGCGACGCGCAGGACGACTGCGGCGACGGCAGCGACGAGGAGAGCTGCCCCGTGGTGGTGCCCACGCGCGTCATCACCGCTGCCGTCATCGGCAGCCTCATCTGCGGCCTGCTGCTGGTCATCGCCCTCGGCTGCACCTGCAAGCTCTACTCGCTGCGCATGTTCGAGCGCAG GTCCTTTGAAACCCAGATGTCCAGAGTGGAGGCAGAGCTCCTGAGGAGGGAGGCTCCGCCCTCATATGGTCAGCTGATCGCACAGGGCCTGATCCCTCCAGTGGATGACTTTCCTGTGTGTTCAGCCAGCCAG gcGTCTGTTTTAGAGAACCTGAGACTCGCTGTCCGCTCCCAGCTGGGATTTACCTCAATCAGACTGCCGAGCTCAGGGAGGCGCGGCACCATCTGGAGACGGCTATTCAACTTCACCCGCTCGCGGTGCACAGGGTCGCTGGCGCTGGTGTCAGCTGACACGGAGGAGGGTGTGGGAGCCGCCAGCGTGGTCGGTGAGGTGGATCGGTCCGGGGCCCGCAGGGGCCTGCTGCCCCTTGACTCGGACGACACTGATGTGGAGGGTGACCGGCGGGATGTCccgggggcggtgggggggggcgttacAGCGCTGCCCCAAAAGACGCCCCCTGCGTCGGCTGTGGAGGCCATTGTGTCGGTGAGCTCCTCGCAGCTGCTGAGTCAGGACTGCACAGTAGAGGGCGGCGGGGAGAGCAGGTCAGCCGAGCCCCAGCGTGCCGGGCCCGGGAGGAGCCCGCTGTCCAGCGCCCTAAGCCAGGTCACCCGCGGTCTGCGCTGGGTCCGCCTCTCTCTGGGCCGGTCTGGCGGCGGCAGTCAGAACCAGAGTCCCCTCCGGCACCTGGACCCGGCTggcggggagagggaggacgAGGACGACGTGGAGCTGCTCATCCCGGTCTCCGACGGCGCCCCGGACGGCGACCCCAACGAGCACTCGCGGCCCCTGCTGGATCCCGCCTCCGACCGGGCCCCCGGGCCAGCACCTGCCCTCCCGGCCCAGGCCCGCCTGCCCCGGCTGCCCAGCCGAGATGGGCCCTGCGAACACTGCGGCATGGTCCACACAGCGCAGATCCCCGACGCCTGCCTGGAGGCCACGGCTAAATCGGAGACCAGCGATGACGAGGCGCTGCTGCTGTGTTAA